A window from Micromonospora terminaliae encodes these proteins:
- a CDS encoding DUF948 domain-containing protein yields MSGGEIAWLILAGAFLMLVLVLAVPILRLRHTVDATTRMITELNDRTTPLLTDVNTTVKNVNVALEQVQTSLDGVNLQLAKVDTMTTHAQNVTANVANLAAVVSAAAANPLVKVAAFGYGVRKAAAARRHAEDEREARDIIKQQRRAAKRANR; encoded by the coding sequence GTGAGTGGCGGAGAAATCGCTTGGCTGATCCTGGCCGGCGCGTTCCTGATGCTGGTGCTCGTGCTGGCGGTGCCGATCCTGCGGCTGCGGCACACCGTCGACGCGACGACCCGCATGATCACCGAGCTGAACGACCGCACCACCCCCCTGCTCACCGACGTCAACACCACGGTGAAGAACGTCAACGTCGCGCTGGAGCAGGTGCAGACCTCCCTCGACGGGGTCAACCTGCAACTCGCCAAGGTGGACACCATGACCACCCACGCGCAGAACGTCACCGCCAACGTGGCGAACCTGGCCGCCGTGGTCTCCGCCGCCGCCGCCAACCCGCTGGTCAAGGTGGCCGCGTTCGGTTACGGCGTGCGCAAGGCCGCCGCCGCCCGCCGGCACGCGGAGGACGAGCGCGAGGCCCGCGACATCATCAAGCAGCAGCGCCGCGCGGCCAAGCGCGCCAACCGCTGA
- the alaS gene encoding alanine--tRNA ligase yields MKTAEIKRRYLAHFEANGHTVVPSAPLPAISDPNLLFVNAGMVQFVPYFLGQQTPPYRRAVSVQKCIRTPDIDEVGKTSRHGTFFQMNGNFSFGDYFKDGAIPLAWDLVTKPVEAGGFGLDPERIWPTVYLDDDEAFQIWRSVGVPAERIVRRGKADNFWSMGIPGPCGPCSELFYDRGPEYGREGGPAVDEDRYMEFWNLVFMQFERGPGTGKEDYPILGELPAKNIDTGMGLERMASILQGVDNLYEIDEVRPILARAAELTGKRYGAHSGHVASESHPDDVRLRVIADHVRTALMLIGDGVTPSNEGRGYVLRRIMRRAIRAVRLLGYQDRALPELLPVARDCMAPSYPELAEDFGRISQYAYAEEDAFLATLRAGTTILDTAIAETKSAGQASISGDKAFQLHDTYGFPIDLTLEIAAEQGLQVDAEGFRRLMADQRSRAKADAQARKTGHTDVSAYRSVLDGGGAVEFTGYTELTRESRVRALLAGGAQVAAAVEGDTVELVLDTTPFYAEGGGQQPDQGLITVGGGQLEVFDVQQPVPGLIVHRAKVLRGEVRAGETGYAEIDVSRRRAISRSHTATHLVHQTMRNFLGESATQAGSLNAPGRLRFDFNTPTGVAPSVLHDVEQQVNEVLLADLEVHAFITTQEEARRIGAMALFGEKYGERVRVVEVGDYARELCGGTHVARSAQLGLVKILSEASVGSGVRRIEALVGMDAFGFLAREHLLVSRLAELFRVPGDQVADRVEQTVTQLRDAEKELEKLRAQLVLGGAAALAAQAKDVRGVAYVGTEAPEGAAGNDVRTLAQEIRGRIDPARPAVVAVAARANGKASLVVAVNQAARGRGLTAKDLVKAAFSGRGGGSDDLAQGGGLPAAEAPNLLATVEKAIADA; encoded by the coding sequence ATGAAGACGGCGGAGATCAAGCGGCGGTACCTCGCCCACTTCGAGGCCAACGGCCACACGGTGGTGCCGTCCGCTCCGCTGCCCGCCATCAGCGACCCGAACCTGCTGTTCGTCAACGCCGGCATGGTGCAGTTCGTGCCCTACTTCCTGGGCCAGCAGACCCCGCCGTACCGGCGCGCGGTCAGCGTGCAGAAGTGCATCCGGACGCCGGACATCGACGAGGTCGGCAAGACCAGCCGGCACGGCACGTTCTTCCAGATGAACGGCAACTTCTCCTTCGGCGACTACTTCAAGGACGGCGCCATCCCGCTGGCCTGGGACCTGGTCACCAAGCCGGTCGAGGCGGGCGGATTCGGGCTGGACCCGGAGCGGATCTGGCCGACGGTCTACCTGGACGACGACGAGGCGTTCCAGATCTGGCGGTCGGTGGGCGTCCCCGCCGAGCGGATCGTCCGCCGGGGCAAGGCCGACAACTTCTGGTCGATGGGCATCCCGGGCCCGTGCGGCCCCTGCTCCGAGCTGTTCTACGACCGCGGCCCCGAGTACGGCCGCGAGGGCGGCCCGGCGGTCGACGAGGACCGCTACATGGAGTTCTGGAACCTCGTCTTCATGCAGTTCGAGCGGGGTCCGGGCACCGGCAAGGAGGACTACCCGATCCTCGGTGAGCTGCCGGCGAAGAACATCGACACGGGCATGGGCCTGGAGCGGATGGCCTCCATCCTCCAGGGCGTCGACAACCTCTACGAGATCGACGAGGTCCGGCCGATCCTGGCCCGGGCCGCCGAACTCACCGGCAAGCGCTACGGCGCGCACTCCGGCCACGTGGCCAGCGAGTCGCACCCGGACGACGTGCGGCTGCGGGTGATCGCCGACCACGTGCGCACCGCGCTCATGCTCATCGGCGACGGGGTGACCCCGTCGAACGAGGGCCGCGGCTACGTGCTGCGCCGGATCATGCGCCGGGCCATCCGGGCGGTCCGCCTGCTCGGCTACCAGGACCGGGCGCTGCCGGAGCTGCTGCCGGTGGCGCGGGACTGCATGGCGCCGTCGTACCCGGAGCTGGCCGAGGACTTCGGCCGGATCTCCCAGTACGCGTACGCGGAGGAGGACGCCTTCCTCGCCACCCTGCGGGCGGGCACCACGATCCTGGACACCGCCATCGCGGAGACCAAGTCGGCCGGGCAGGCGTCGATCTCCGGCGACAAGGCGTTCCAGCTGCACGACACGTACGGCTTCCCGATCGACCTGACCCTGGAGATCGCGGCCGAGCAGGGCCTCCAGGTCGACGCGGAGGGCTTCCGCCGGCTGATGGCCGACCAGCGCAGCCGGGCCAAGGCCGACGCCCAGGCGCGCAAGACCGGGCACACCGACGTGTCGGCGTACCGGTCGGTGCTCGACGGCGGCGGGGCGGTGGAGTTCACCGGCTACACCGAGCTGACCCGGGAGTCCCGGGTGCGCGCGCTGCTGGCCGGCGGCGCGCAGGTGGCCGCGGCGGTCGAGGGCGACACCGTCGAGCTGGTGCTCGACACCACCCCGTTCTACGCCGAGGGCGGCGGCCAGCAGCCCGACCAGGGCCTCATCACGGTGGGCGGCGGCCAGCTGGAGGTCTTCGACGTGCAGCAGCCGGTGCCGGGTCTGATCGTGCACCGGGCCAAGGTGCTGCGCGGCGAGGTGCGCGCCGGGGAGACCGGCTACGCCGAGATCGACGTGTCCCGCCGGCGGGCCATCTCCCGCTCGCACACGGCCACCCACCTGGTGCACCAGACCATGCGCAACTTCCTCGGCGAGTCGGCCACGCAGGCGGGTTCGCTGAACGCGCCGGGCCGGCTGCGGTTCGACTTCAACACCCCGACCGGGGTGGCGCCGAGCGTGCTGCACGACGTGGAACAGCAGGTCAACGAGGTGCTGCTCGCGGACCTGGAGGTGCACGCCTTCATCACCACGCAGGAGGAGGCGCGCCGGATCGGCGCCATGGCCCTGTTCGGCGAGAAGTACGGCGAGCGGGTCCGGGTCGTCGAGGTCGGCGACTACGCCCGCGAGCTGTGCGGCGGCACGCACGTGGCCCGCTCGGCCCAGCTCGGCCTCGTCAAGATCCTCTCCGAGGCGTCGGTCGGCTCCGGCGTGCGCCGCATCGAGGCGCTGGTGGGCATGGACGCCTTCGGCTTCCTGGCCCGTGAGCACCTGCTGGTCTCCCGGCTCGCCGAGCTGTTCCGGGTCCCCGGCGACCAGGTCGCCGACCGGGTGGAGCAGACCGTCACCCAGCTCCGCGACGCCGAGAAGGAGCTGGAGAAGCTCCGCGCCCAGCTCGTGCTCGGCGGGGCCGCGGCCCTGGCGGCGCAGGCGAAGGACGTGCGCGGTGTCGCGTACGTCGGCACCGAGGCGCCCGAGGGCGCGGCCGGCAACGACGTGCGGACCCTGGCGCAGGAGATCCGGGGCCGGATCGATCCGGCCCGCCCGGCCGTGGTGGCGGTGGCCGCCCGCGCCAACGGCAAGGCGTCCCTCGTGGTGGCCGTGAACCAGGCCGCCCGGGGTCGGGGCCTCACCGCGAAGGACCTGGTGAAGGCGGCCTTCTCCGGCCGCGGCGGCGGCAGCGACGACCTCGCGCAGGGCGGTGGCCTGCCCGCCGCGGAGGCGCCGAACCTGCTGGCCACCGTGGAGAAGGCGATCGCCGACGCCTGA
- the ruvX gene encoding Holliday junction resolvase RuvX, which yields MAEVSRGVRLGVDVGQVRVGVARSDPHGILATPLVTLARDLTAAPDAVPADMAELVRLAAEHEAVEIVVGLPVNLAGKHGPAATNVSAYAARLADVMGTIPVTLTDERMSTVVASRRLAERGVRGKRQRAVVDQAAAVEILQSWLDAQRRRTQ from the coding sequence ATGGCTGAAGTGTCCCGTGGTGTCCGGCTCGGCGTCGATGTGGGCCAGGTCCGGGTCGGGGTGGCCCGCTCCGACCCGCACGGCATCCTGGCCACCCCGCTGGTCACCCTGGCCCGCGACCTGACGGCCGCGCCGGACGCGGTCCCCGCTGACATGGCCGAGCTGGTCCGGCTGGCCGCGGAGCACGAGGCGGTCGAGATCGTGGTGGGACTGCCGGTCAACCTCGCCGGGAAGCATGGCCCCGCGGCGACGAACGTCTCGGCGTACGCTGCCCGGTTGGCCGATGTAATGGGGACGATTCCGGTGACGCTGACGGACGAGAGGATGTCGACCGTGGTGGCGAGTCGTAGGCTGGCCGAACGGGGCGTCCGGGGTAAGCGCCAACGGGCGGTGGTCGACCAGGCCGCCGCGGTGGAGATTCTGCAGAGCTGGCTGGACGCGCAGCGGAGGCGGACGCAATGA
- the mltG gene encoding endolytic transglycosylase MltG, which produces MIDDLDLGFDEAERGEKGRHRRGAVRKRNGKSGGGHGKTIFALLMALVLLGGIGGGAYVGFDRIRNHFVTPDYDGPGSGEALVEVKAGDTLTDIGNTLYDAGVVKSTKAFIEAADANSRSKNIQVGRYKVRKQMKAADVITLMLDPKSRVINGVTIPEGTISLNIYQILSKQTKIPVKDFQDAAKDPVKLGVPAFWFNREDGKKGPKSIEGFLYPSTYEIPPKATAEQILSMMVDEFLRVTQELDFVDRAQKERKISPYEALITASIAEAESVNAVDLPKVSRVIYNRVYAGKIGCKCLGIDSGINYYFRLQGKDPKDSDDLLQSEINDLKNPYNTHNVAGLPITPISNPGQAALKGALEPPAGDWIFFMTVDKKGTMGYGSNDADFRKLQKQMCDNKVLTGENCT; this is translated from the coding sequence ATGATCGACGATCTTGATCTGGGCTTCGACGAGGCGGAGAGGGGGGAGAAGGGCCGGCACCGGCGCGGCGCCGTGCGCAAGCGCAACGGCAAGTCGGGTGGCGGCCACGGCAAGACCATCTTCGCCCTGTTGATGGCGCTCGTGCTGCTCGGCGGCATCGGCGGCGGTGCCTACGTCGGCTTCGACCGGATCCGCAACCACTTCGTCACCCCCGACTACGACGGCCCCGGCTCGGGCGAGGCACTGGTCGAGGTGAAGGCCGGCGACACCCTCACCGACATCGGGAACACCCTCTACGACGCCGGTGTGGTGAAGAGCACGAAGGCGTTCATCGAGGCCGCCGACGCGAACTCGCGCAGCAAGAACATCCAGGTCGGCCGCTACAAGGTCCGCAAGCAGATGAAGGCCGCGGACGTGATCACGCTGATGCTCGACCCGAAGAGCCGGGTGATCAACGGGGTGACCATCCCCGAGGGCACGATCAGCCTGAACATCTACCAGATCCTCTCGAAGCAGACGAAGATCCCGGTCAAGGACTTCCAGGACGCCGCGAAGGACCCGGTCAAGCTGGGTGTGCCCGCCTTCTGGTTCAACCGGGAGGACGGCAAGAAGGGCCCGAAGAGCATCGAGGGCTTCCTCTACCCGTCGACCTACGAGATCCCGCCGAAGGCCACGGCCGAGCAGATCCTGTCGATGATGGTGGACGAGTTCCTCCGCGTCACACAGGAGCTCGACTTCGTCGACCGGGCGCAGAAGGAACGGAAGATCTCCCCGTACGAGGCGCTGATCACCGCCTCCATCGCCGAGGCCGAGTCGGTCAACGCGGTGGACCTGCCGAAGGTGTCCCGGGTGATCTACAACCGGGTCTACGCCGGCAAGATCGGCTGCAAGTGCCTCGGCATCGACAGCGGCATCAACTACTACTTCCGTCTCCAGGGCAAGGATCCGAAGGACTCCGACGACCTGCTGCAGAGCGAGATCAACGACCTGAAGAACCCGTACAACACGCACAACGTGGCGGGCCTGCCGATCACCCCGATCAGCAACCCGGGCCAGGCCGCGCTCAAGGGCGCCCTGGAGCCGCCGGCCGGCGACTGGATCTTCTTCATGACGGTCGACAAGAAGGGCACCATGGGCTACGGCTCGAATGACGCCGACTTCCGCAAGCTGCAGAAGCAGATGTGCGACAACAAGGTGCTCACCGGGGAGAACTGCACCTGA
- a CDS encoding shikimate dehydrogenase, whose product MKAAVVGRPIAHSLSPVIHNAGYAAAGLTGWSYTRIECGADELAGLVAGLGPEWAGLSVTMPGKEAALALADEASPVAAAVGAANTLVRRPDGTWYADNTDVGGMVDVLTAAGCVSGATVTVLGAGGTARAAVAAAARIGAAEVTVVARRPEAVRELGPTAAALGVPLAGAPWDGAPAHARADLVVSTVPKGVADPLADNFDWRPGTVFFDVVYDPWPTPLAAAALAAGCRVVSGLDLLLAQAVGQFEQFTGVSAPREAMRAALASAGRDAAGSARSRTPGVTD is encoded by the coding sequence ATGAAGGCCGCCGTCGTCGGCCGGCCGATCGCCCACTCGCTCTCCCCGGTGATCCACAACGCCGGGTACGCGGCGGCCGGGCTGACCGGGTGGTCGTACACCCGGATCGAGTGCGGGGCCGACGAGCTGGCCGGCCTGGTCGCGGGCCTGGGCCCGGAGTGGGCCGGCCTGTCGGTGACCATGCCGGGCAAGGAGGCGGCGCTCGCGCTGGCCGACGAGGCCTCGCCGGTCGCCGCCGCGGTCGGCGCCGCCAACACGCTGGTACGCCGGCCGGACGGCACCTGGTACGCCGACAACACCGACGTCGGCGGCATGGTCGACGTGCTCACCGCCGCCGGGTGCGTCTCCGGCGCCACGGTCACCGTGCTCGGCGCGGGCGGCACCGCCCGGGCGGCCGTCGCGGCGGCGGCCCGGATCGGCGCCGCCGAGGTGACCGTGGTGGCCCGCCGCCCGGAGGCGGTGCGGGAGCTGGGCCCGACGGCCGCGGCGCTCGGGGTTCCGCTGGCCGGCGCGCCCTGGGACGGCGCTCCGGCGCACGCCCGGGCCGACCTCGTGGTCTCCACGGTGCCGAAGGGCGTGGCCGACCCCCTCGCGGACAACTTCGACTGGCGGCCCGGGACGGTCTTCTTCGACGTGGTCTACGACCCGTGGCCCACCCCGCTCGCCGCGGCGGCGCTGGCCGCCGGCTGCCGGGTGGTCTCCGGGCTGGACCTGCTGCTGGCCCAGGCGGTGGGCCAGTTCGAGCAGTTCACCGGTGTGTCCGCCCCCCGGGAGGCGATGCGCGCCGCGCTGGCGTCCGCAGGGCGGGACGCGGCGGGCAGTGCGAGGTCTCGCACACCGGGCGTGACAGACTGA